GGCTTTATCGCCAAATCGCCAATCGACGCTACCGATTTGGCCGCGTCGAGTCGTGCGATGGCGGCACATGTCATCTACATGGCCGCGGGTAGACAAGGTCACGCGGCAGTGGCAGCGGCCCAAAACAGGCCCGGGCGCTTACTAATCCCACCACCATTGGCCAGCGGCCAACTCGACCTGCGCCTTTTGCCGCGAGTCCCGCAGCGTTTGCTTGTCGTCGGCCAGCAGATTATCGGATTCAAGCGCTCGTTTGGGATGTAGCACCACGCCGCCGCCCAGCGGCGTCACGAGTTGGCTTCCCTTCCAAACCGATGTGACCACGGTCTCTACTTGCGTCGGCGCAGCATGCGTTTCCACCGGAAACTTCTCCTCGCTCGCAAAGACGCCCAGATCCCAGCCAGCCTTGCCGTACAGGTCCTCTTGCTGCACGTACGCCGCCGCCACCGCCATATCGATCACGTCGCGCAGTTGCGCGTACACCGGCGAACGCTCGGCAAGCTGCGGATACTTCTTGGTGAATCCCAACGCGAACATTTGGCTCGCCTTGTCCACATGGGTCGATCGGTGGCGCGTGCCGTCGCTGTCGACCAGTTCGCTTTCACCCACCAGTTTCACCCCATCCCCCACCAGTTCCATCGCCAGCCCATCGTCGCTGACGCGCACGCATTCGTAGTCGGGCACAAAAAACCACCGCACCATTCCATTGCGGCCCAAGCTGCCAGCCCGCGCCTTTTCGATATAGCTTGTCAACGGAATGGGTGGCCGCTCGACTCCGAGGCCAATCAACTTCATGCGGTAATCGGCCTCCACCATCACCGTGGCGAAGTGCGACTTGTTTGGCACGCCATACACCGTCACGGTCTGCATGCCCAGGTTGGTGCGAATGCCATCGACCAACGCGGCCTCGTCTGCCGGAGTGACATTGCCATACGCTTGCTGCAAGAACTGTTGCAACCGCTCTTGCCCCTCGCGCGTCGGGTCAATCGAGCAGCCGATCGGCTTTTTGTTCTTCACGCCGGGCGCGTAGGCGCGTAGCGCCACTACCAGGTCTTCGAGTTGCAGCACTGGCCGCCCCGTCGAAACGCTCACCACCCGCCCCGACAAATCCTGAGCCCAAGGCCCCGCCGGTCCGGCAATGACAATGTCCTTCGACTCGGGATAGTAAAAGACGTATTGCAGCCGTGTAAGGCCGCCCAAATAGCGCATCTCGTCGGTCAACTGCTGGCCGGCCGCAATCCGCGCGGCGACTGCTTGCTCTAGTTGCCGCAACGAGATCTTGCGCAGCGGACTCGCCTCCGCGGCTTCCGTCGTTAGCGCCGCGCCCCCTTGAGCCAGTCGCTGCCGATTCAGTTCGCCCGTCGGATCATTGTGTACCTGTAGCTTCAGCACGCCTTCTGCATCGACATGCACGCCAGCCACTTGCTGCGCCGCCGCGTCACGCTCGGCGCCAAACCAACCGGCCAACAACGCCGCCAACACCAACCATTTACGCCGTGCCAACCGCATACCGCACTGTTCCTTATCAAGAATCGCGATCAGATCGCGAAAAGCTCCGGTACGCTCCCACCCAGGGTCGCCGGCGCAAGACAAATTTCATCCTGGCCGGTTAAACGAGCGATGGGAGCGTGAGATTGGGCAAATGGAAAGGCTCGCCCCGAGAACCAAGAATCGATCTTAATTAGGCAAGATAGGCAAGGCAAGGAAACCGCGTTGCCTCTGCGGTCTCCAGCTATTCGATCGGTCCGGCTATGCCAGTCCTAACGCCTCTGCCTTGCGAACCGCTTCCGGCTCGTGTTTCTGCCACCACGCCTCGGCCGATTGGTCGGTCCAAGCCGCGGCCACCCCGCATGCGCCCAGCGCCGCCTCCAAATCTCCCACGGTCTGAAAACGGTCGGCCGGATCCTTGGCCAGACAGCGGAGGATCACCGCGTCCAGATCGGCCGGCAGTTCCGGCCTGATCTGTCGCGGCGGCGTCACCGGGTCGTGCGCGTGCGCGATCACGATCTTGATTGGCTTGGTCCCCTCAAACGGCGGCCGGCCGGTCACCAGATAGTAGGCCACCGCCCCGAGAGAATAAATGTCGTTGCGCGCGTCAGAAGCCGCTCCGCCAAGCGCCTGTTCGGGCGAGACAAAATAGGGCGACCCCGCGAACAACTCGTCGGCGTTCCAGGTCGCCACCGGATCGCTCATCAACTCCACCAATCCAAAGTCGACCACCTTCACCACGTCGTACAAGCCGCCTCGGAACGCCGCAATCATGTTGCTCGGCTTGATGTCGCGATGAATCAAACCTTGCGCATGCGCCTCGCGCAAGCCGCAACACGCCTGCCGCAACAAGTAGATCGCGCGTTCCGCAGGCAGCGGACCGTGCGTCTCTACAATCTCCATGAGCGACAACCCTGGCAGATACTCCATCACGTAATAAAACGTGCCTTCATCCGTCCGCCCGTAGTCAAAGATCTCCACCGTGTTCCAATGCGACAGCCGCGCCGTGGCGCGCACCTCGCGCTCAAAACGGCTCTGTGCCCGGGGGTCCGCCGATTTGCCGGCATCGATCAACTTGATGGCGCACGGTCGTTTGAGCAATTGATGCTCCGCCAGCCAGACATCGCCCATGCCTCCAGAGCCCAATAATTCGCGCAATCGGTACTGGCCCAATTGCCGCGCCTCAAACGCTTGCCGTCGCAGCGCGTTGATCACATGCGTGCCGTAAGTCGCCACACCCGCCACCAAGACCAGCAACAAACCGTTGCCGCTCAGTTCTTCCCAAAATCGCGACGCGCCGCCTGCCGCCTGCCGGTGCGCTATGATCGCCAACACGATGGGAGCCAGCGCCATCGTGCCGATGATCCGCGCCGCGCGCCGCCAGGGATTCGGCACGAACATCGCATAGGTGAAGATCAACGCCGACCAGGCGCCCGAACTGATCCGCACCTGGGTGATGCGCCCAGGATCGGTCATCTGCACGTACTGCGCCCCCAAAATCAGCAGAGCAGGCATGCCAAACAAGCCAATCTCGGCGGTCCGCAGGCCACGCCAGCTCATGAGCCGCGGCCGCCACAATTCAACTCCCGCCCAGGCCGTGGTTCCAATCATGGCCAAATGCAGCCACGACAGATAGCCGCGCGGCGTCGTCAGCGGAAAGTTGCCCGTCACCACTCCCCAGATGAGAAATAGCATGGCGCCCACGAAGATCACCACGCTCACCAGCCGCAATCGGGCGCGCAGCAAAAGCCGCGTTTGATCCGATAACCGTCGCCCCGCCCCCTCGACAATCGTCACTCGCCGAGACGGCCGCATGCCAGGGGCAGGAGTCTCAGCCGGCTTGGCGGCATTTCGCGCTGCGGGAGGATTCGAGATCGCGGGCGCGTCGAGTTTCATAGCGCCGTTCTATGGGTGACGGCAAAACGCGCCGCACGGAAAGGCCGTGTCGCGCGGCGTTCTATCAATCGTTTCGGATCGCTCGGCCCAACCACATTCGGCTAGCCGCCTGAGAACAGCGCGGTCGCGGTCGACGACTCGCTAACTCTGATCAAGCCAAGCTACGCATGCGCCGGTTGTAGCACACGCCCCTTGGTGGCATGCAGCGCCTTGGGGCGATGCACCAGCGCGCCTAGTCGCTGCTCCAGCACGGTTTCGCTTTCGTTCTTGATGACGTTCTTGATCAAGCGGATGAATCGAATCGGCCGGAACAAGTACGACAGGCCAAAAAACGAAGCCATGCCAAATAGCCGCCAAAACGCCAGCTCGCGGCCACGCACATGGCGGCAGTACTCGCTCGGCGCAAACGGATCCATGAACGCCACCAGCGAGCGGAAATAATCCTCGTTCAATTCGCCGATCTTGCCTTCTTCGCGCAACTCGTCGAACAACTTGCTTCCAGGATACGGCGAGAACAAAAAGATCGCCGCGTCATGCACCCCCAGCCAAGCCAGCTTCCAGGCAAACCATACCGTGGCCAGCACATGCTTGCGCGTCTCGTGCGGGAAGCCAATGATCAAGTTCACCTTAACGTGGATGTTGTTGCGGATCGCCGCCCGCGCCGAGGTGGTCAGCTTGTCGAGATCGACCTGCTTTTTTATCAGCTTAAGTGTCTCGACCGAACCGCTTTCCGGAGCGTACGTCACGTTGCGGCAGCCGGTGCGATACAGCGCGGCGCTCACCTCGTCGTCGATCACTTCGCTACGCGTGCCCGTCGGCAACTGCCAGGTGATCTTCAGCCCGCGTTCTTCCAACAAGCGGCAAAACTCCAAAATCCAAGACTTCTTGATGATCATCGTCAGATCGTAGAAGTCGATGTTCGTGGCCTGATACTTCTTCACGTAGTGCTCAATTTCGTCCACCACCTTCTCGGGCGAACGATGAATCCAAAGCTTGCCGTACATCACCGGATTTGAGCAAAACGTGCACTTATAAGGACAGCCACGCGTGGCCAAGATGCCCATGCTGCGCCCGAGATAAACGCCATGCGCGTTGCGGCTGCCGAGATACTCCTCCATCGGAAAATAGTCCCACGCCGGCAGCGGCACGTCGTCCACTTCCTGAATGCGTTGGCGCGGGGCCGTCTGCTTGAACTGCCCCGCTTCGATGTAGGCAATCCCGTTCACCTCGAGCAAGTGGTCCCAATGCCCCACATGGTTCGCCAACTCGACGATCGTCTCTTCCCCTTCTCCCAGCACGCAAATATCCAGCTCGTCGCAGTCACGCAGACTGTACTCCGGTAACGCGGTAATATGCTCTCCCCCGGCCACGATCGGCGTCGACGGAAAGCGCATGCGAATGGCCCGGATCAACTCGCGGCAAAAAGGCCAGTCTTGCGAGAACATGCACGACACGCCGATCAAATCGGTCTCGGCCGGGATCCGCTCCACTGTCTCCTGGATCGTCAGTCCCTGAAACAGGTAGCCCTCCTCCTCGATGAACTGATCCACCCGTTCCCCGATGCCGTCCACTGCGTGAACTCGGTGCCCGGCCGACTCCAAGGTCGCGCACAAATACGCCAATCCCAGGGGGGGCGTCACCGGATTGCTCCAGGTTCCGGTCGACGAGAGCATCGCCGGGCGAATAACGGTGACGTGACGATTGACCGGCGCCACCGATGCGGACGATGGCTCGATGATGGTCAGCAGGTTGTCCAACATGCGGCTATTCCCCCAGAGCTACAGACTGCGCGTGATTTTTTTCAATTCGAGGGCGAGAACTCGCCGACGGACGAGCGACTAGCTGGTCTCCGTCCCCTCCGCGGGGCCAGGGAGGGGGCGGGAGCCCAACTCGTCACAATTGGCTCAAATCGTGCGCCTCTATCGGCGCAAGGTGCAGCGTAGTTGTCTGAACCGCCCATAGTCAAGAATTTTGCCCCCCTTTTGTGGGAAAACAGGCGATTTCTACTACACTGCCGTCAAAAAACTCCTGAATACCCAACTCCAGACTTTCAAACGACGTGCGAGTTTTTCGCCCTTCGCATGGCGGCTAGGGAGATTGCAACCGCCGATGGAACACTTAGAATCCCTCCTTGCCGTGAATGACGGCATGCCAAAAAGCACAACAGCGGATTCCCGCAGAATCCATCAATTCGATATTCACGGGCATGCGCCCGGGCGAATGTGTGATAAGGTCCTGCCCCGCCTTGTCCCGTTTGTCTGGGCGCTTTTTTTGCGCGGCTGTCGATCGTTGCAGACGCGGCGGCGGTTTGTGCGGTAGTTTCCCACCGTTTGATTCATGACGCTCTCGATGCCGGCGCCGCGAGTCATACGGTTTTCGTCAACGAACGCTTCGGATCACATTGCGCAAAACGGGGGCGAATCAATGCCGCGCCGACGCGATTGCGTCTTAATGTTAGCAGGCGAAGCAACTACTCACTTGGGCGTGGCTATTCTTTGACCATCCGCTTGATTTCCGGTTGATGAACCAGCCGGAAAATTGAATAATACGAGCGGGCACATCCATTCTCTCGCAACGGAACTGCTACTGAATCCGAACTTAGGCCGCTCTCTCGCCAAGTCGACAGGGGATTCAGTGTTTTCGAAAGCAGTTTCATCATGCGTTTGCATTGTTTGGTTGTTGCGCTATTGGTCTGTGCCGCTCAGCCGTCATTGGCGGCCCCGCTCCGTGTAGTCGCCACTGGCGACTCTCAAACCAAAAACTATTCGCCTCGGCTCGCCGCCGCGCTCGCTGCGCGCGGCATTACCGCCGATGTCTCCGCCGTAGCGTCGGGGGGCGCCACCTCCGCCACCTATACAGGGCAAGTTGAAGATCCACACGCCAGCCCACCGGTGGCTCATGATTTCGTGGCCGATGCCCTCGCCAGCGATCCTGATATCGTGTTGTTCATGCTCGGTGTGAACGATGCGTTCCAAAATCGCTTCGACCAGTTCACCGCCGATATCAGCAGCGTCTTCGATCGCCTGGCGACTGCGACCAATTCTCGCGGTCGGCGCCCCAAAGTCATCGTCGCCACCAATATACCGGTGCTCGACAACCCCACAGACGACAAATACGCCGCCGCCGACGCGCTGCTCGACTCGCAGTTCAATCCCTGGCTCAAGTCGCAGGCGCTAGAACATGGCTTCGCGTTGCTCGATCTGAATCGGCGAATCCAAAATCAAACCGGCTACCAAAATTGGTATAGCGACGATGGCGCCACACCGGGTCATGTGCATCTGTGGGGAACCGATCGCGCCGGCGCTGGCTACAATTGGATGGCCGATCAATTTGCCCGCGCAATCCGCGCCGACATGGCCGCCGTGCCAGAACCCTCCACATTCCGCCTCATGATCGCCGCGGCGCTGGCCGTTGGCTTCGTCGCGTTCTCACGGCGAAATTAGCCGCGTAGGGCGTGTGGTTTGCTGGATGCCGCGAGTGGTTCGCCAACTCGGCAATCCAGAACTAGCGCTGCGCCATGCGCGGCGAGTTGCGATGCACATGTCGCGTGGTGCGCGTCGGCACGTGTCGACTCTTGACCGGTTGCGCGGGCGTCGATTGCCCTTCGCTCACCACCCGGTCCTCGCGGTGGATCACCTTGGCGCCAGGCGGCAAGTTCATTTCCGAGTCGCTCGGCGCGCGGCCCATCGACGCCATCCGCTCGGCCGGAGCATGGCCTCGCGACACCACGCCGTCGGCCGGCGTCGGCTGCCCCGCGTAGCCAGCGTAGCCGCCGTGTGGCAGATAGCCCGGGTAGCCTGTCTGCGATCCCGTCCAGTTGCCGCAGCCATCGCATGGATCGTGGCAAGCGGGCGGATCGCTCAAAACGCCGTAATACATCTCGCCGCAGCCGCTTTCGCAGGCGCAGTCGGGCAGGCAATTGCGGAGCGGAAAAATGCCGCAGTGCCGACGTGTGAACGTCATGCAGAGGATTTCACGCAGCACGCCGCAGCCCGTGGAACTGGTCAGCGTGACCATCATGAGAGCCAACAGAATCAGGCGTCTCATGGCGCCGCTCCTTTCTCATCGACCGCGTTGACGAGGCGTCGCGTCGACGCCTGCGAGGCATACCCCAAGGGTTTATCGACCGACTTTTGGCGAAAATCCACAGAATCGATACAACCGTCGCTAGCAGCAGCACAGCCAGTACGTCGCGCGTACGCCCCTTTGCTTGCGGATTGGCGCGACCCGCGGTTTGATTGCCCCTGCGCAGTGCTCTGAAAAGTCCCGCGCGAGTCGCTCGACCCGTCGATTCAGGCGACTTCCCAATCCACGATCAGCGCGCCAGCCAGGCCCCCTTCCAACAGCGGCACAATTCGGCCTTTCACGCGTTCATGCTCCGGGTGGGGCATGTACGCGCTCACCGCGGCCAAATCCGCGAAAGTCATCACAAATCCATGAGTGAAGCCTTGATGCAGCCCTTCTTGGCTGTTGTTGGCCCCCCAAGAAAAATCCAATATGCCGGGGATCACGCGGCGCAATTCCCCCAACTCGGCCATGACCTCGGCCAGCAATTCTGGCGTTACATCCCGCCGAATCTTCAGCAGCACCACATGCTTAATCTGTGGCATAGCGCGATCTTACTCCGCTGATGCGATGGTTTCACTGCGCCGACTCGCGGCCGCGCGGTTCAGAAACGGCAATATACTGCGCGCCGGCATCTCCCGCACGAACCCTACCCGCATCGCCCCAATTGTCACCAGCCGACATCTTCGGCTGTTGACATCCGGCAACGCGCGTTGCCCCGCCGCCACCTGTCATTCTCCAGCCGGCACGTTCGCGCGGCGCTCGACGCCGTGCGGGAGTCGCATGACCTAGGCTTGCATGGATCCATCTCTCTCCAGCCGTTGGCAGGCGGCGGGTGAGACTCGTCTCGCTGGTCATTCGACAACTCATACGCGCGCCTCTCCGCAGCCCCCTTGGGGGCGGATCACTTCGGCGAGCGCGCGAAAGGTCGCTGCATCATGCTTTGCAATTCGACGCGCGGTATCGCTCATCCTCGTCCGCTCTCGTCACCTGCTGGTTCGCGCTAGCGATCCCAAGAATCTCCTCCGGACGAGCGAGCCGATCATGCCGACCAAAACTCCATCGTGGAATCAACTGTGGCGCCGCGCCGCCGCCTATCTGGCCGGCAGTCCGACGCGCTCTCTGCGCCCGCGTCTCCACCACGCGGCCCTGCGCTTCGAGCATCTCGAACAACGACAACTCCACGCGATCACGCCCCTCTCGTTTGTCGAGGTCGATCCCCGCGGTTGGGAAATCCTTGACGCCGCCATCCAGCGCTCCATCGCGGTCGCTGATCCTCAAGATTTCACCGTCACGCTCAAAGCCGGGCAGGCCATCTCGGCCGCCCTCTCCGCCACCAGTTCACCCATCTCCCTCTCGCTCACCGATCCCTCGGGCGCCGTCGTCTCCACCTTGTCGCTCGCTAGCGGTCAAGCCGGCGTGCTAGTGCCGTATGTCGCCCCGGTCGGCGGCACCTTCACCTTCCGCCTCACCAACACCGGCGGCGCGGCCGGCGCGTACGCGCTCGATGTCGCGCTCAACTCCGGCGTGGAAGGAATCGACTCCTCCATCGCCAGCCCGCAATCGCTCAACAACACCTACACGGCCATCACCGGCGGCGCCACGCGGTATGCCTATCTCGGTAGCGCCAACACTCAATCCGGGTCCGACGTCGATTCGTACACCATCGACCTGTCCGGCGCCGTCGGCAAAACGCTCGACCTCCGGGTCGCGGGCCGCGGCGGCGCCGACTTCAGCGGTCAGCGATTGCAACTCTTCAGTCCTGGCGGCGTGCTGCTGGCCGAAGGCGTCGCCGAAATCGATCCCAACGAGACCACCAGCCGCTCGCTCGTCATTTCAAAGTACTTCGTGCCGGTGGGCGGCCTCTACACGATTCGCCTCACCTCGCAGACGGCGGGCAACTACGGCCTGGTAGTCAGCGATTCAACCCCCACCGCGCCGCTATCGGCAGCCACGGTGCTGAATATGGTGGTCGCCAATCGCTGGACCTCGAAGACCAGCGTCGAGTCGCTCGTCGGCACGGTGTCGTTTGATCGATACTTCACCTCGCTCACGACCGACGAGTTGCTGCGAACGCTGCTCAACAACAACCTGATCCGCGGCTATTCCGATCTGGGACTGCTCAAAGCGGCGCTCCCCAGTCGGCACGTCGATCTCACCAGCCTGCGCCCCGACGGCATTCTCACCGCGCTCGAAACGTCCTGGTATGACTCGCTGCTTGGTTCTGGCGGCGCCGCCATCGACGCCACTGACGCCAAAGACGCGCTCCGCGCGCTCTACGCCGCCAGCCCCACCGCGCTCTTGGACGTCTTCACCACCCGCGAACTGCTCGGACTGTTCGACGATTCGATCTCCTCGGCGGCCGGCGCGGCGATCGACCGCATGCACGCCAGCGGCACCCAAGCGACGTCGGACAGCAACATCAGCACGATGCACCAACTGTGGACGCACGACACGGCCGGCAACCTAAACACCCCTACGCCGCAAGACTCCTTCGCCGCCACCAGCGCCCAGCCAGTAGGCAACCGCACGATGCTCGCCACCAGCTTTTTGGCGATCGACGGCTACGGCAATTCAGATGGTTATAGCTGGGGCTTCGTCGATCCCGTCGATTCTCAGGGCCAGCCCACCGACTACTTTCTGGTGTGGATGGACCAGTGGGAGCAGGTCATCCGCGCGCGCGTGCAAAGCTTCTTCACGCAATACAAGAACCTTGGCGGACAACTCGACTACTTCGCCATGGACATCGAGGACATGAACTTCTCATACTGGGGCATGACCACCTTCGAGCGCCGCGTCAACCCGCAAGTCACCGCCACGCGCACCGTGTGGCAGGCGCTACAAGCCGATCCCCGTTGGAACGCCCTCAAGGCCGAACTCAAGGCCGCCGGACTCACCGACGACGATCTATCGCTTGCCAACATCGGCAACTACAACACGGTCAGCGAGAAGGCCTCCATCTGGAACGGCGTGCTCGAGGCCCGCTTCTCCGGCTACATCAACCGCGCGGTCGTGCAGCCCATCCTGGCGCTCTTCCCCAATGCCAAAATCCTCAACTATGGCAGCTACTACCGCAGCACCACCATGCCGTCCACCGAGTATTACGCCTTTCTCGACAGCACCGACACGGTCGGCACGCTGATCGGCAATCGACAATCAAAGGAACTGTACGGATATCACACCTCGGTCTACACCAAGGATGGCCAGTCGCAGCCCACGCCCCCCTTCGAAACACGCATCAAATACGCCTCGGCGACACAGCTCACCAACGGCCAAGGACAACCCACGCTCAACTGTCTGGCCACCATCCAGCTCTTCACGCCGATACCAGGCCTCAAGCCTGGCGACTCGATCACCATCGAAAACCGCGGCAACAACTGGATCGATCCCCTCTACGCCGGCAAGTGGACCATCCAATCCGCCTCCGCCGACGGTCTCACCGTCAAGTACGTCTTCACCATTCCCAATATCAACAGCGTGCCCGCCGCCTACGATCTGTCGAATCGCGGCGAGGTCATCAACAGCGCCTATCTGGAAACCTGGCGATCCTACAGCGCCTTCATCGCCGACCTCAAAATCGTCCGTACCGAAGTCGGCGCCAGCGACGTCCCCTTTGTTCCCTGGGTCAGTGGCCGCGATTGGCTGCAGCGCGAGTACGGGCTCAACCACACGTATTACCCGGAAACGATTTTCCACACGGCGCTCAGCGGCGCCGAGGACTTTCTCTTCTGGAAAGACAGCGCCGATCCTCAAGTCGCCAATCACACCGTCCTGAACAACTTGCTCAAAGAGCTAGATCCCCTCGTCGGCTTCGAGGGGCGCAAGACCATCACCTTCACCCATGCCGAATGGGACGATGGCTACATGCTCACCGGCATGGAGGCCAACGGCCGCCGTGTCTATCGCCTCACCCCCGATCCGCTGCTTTCAATCACCAATCTCTCCAGCGGCGGCAACGTCGTCTTTCGTATTGGCGGCAAGACCGTCACCATCCCCCACGCCACCCTATACACTCCCCCGGGTGGCAGCGTCTCCAACCTCGGCTACTGGATCGTTCAAACCGCCGGCGCCAACCAACTCACCATGAGCGCCGACCAGGTGGCCGCCGCGGTGCAAAGCGCTCTGCGACCGCAAATCAGCGCGCCAGACGCACTCGTCGGCCAGGCCATTCCTGTCACCCTCTCGATGAATTCCGCCGCGTTCCCCCCCGGCACACAGTTCAGCTTCGATATCGATTGGACCGGCGACGGCGTCGTCGATCGCACCATCGTCGGTCCCAGCGGCACACAGGTGAATTGCAGCTTTGCATCCCCTGGCGACTACAACATCGTCGTCACCGCGTCGGTGCTCGGCTCCGGTCAAGCCCTTCCCGCCGCTAACCGCCAGGTGCATGTCGGCACATTGCCGTTCACCGACTCCTTCACCCGCGCTGACAGCACCAGCCTCAGTACCAATTGGAGCGAGCAGTTCGGCGACCTCAAGCTCCAATCCGGCAAGCTCGAACTGGCGTCGGGCGACATGGCCCTGGCCATCGTCCGCGGCCCCAACACCGCCGACGTCGTCACCAGTGCCAACATCGACCTGCCGGCCGGCGGACGCATCGGCCTCGTCACGCGCTACGGCGGACCCGGCGACGACAACTGGTACATGGGGCGCATCTATTACTCGGGCAGCACCGCCTACGCCCAAATGCACAAGAGCGTTGGCGGTGTCGTCACGAACCTGGGCGAGCGAGTCGTCTCCGGCGCCGCCGGCACGCTCCGCTTCGAGGCCGTCGGAACCAGCCTCAAGCTCTATTGGAACGATCAGCTCGTCGTCTCCGCCACTGATGCAGCGCTCGCCGTCGGCGCCGTGGGCGCCCGTCTCGGTACGGGCACGCTCGACAATTTTTCAGTGACATTGCCAGCGGCCGCCGCCGCCAATCCTCCCACCGCCCCCACGAGCCTCACCGCCGCGGCCGCCAGCGCCTCGCAAATCAATCTGGCGTGGCAGCACTCCGGCGCCGTCGATCGTTTTGAAATCCTGCGCCACAACGGCACGCAATACGTCGTGGTCGGCACGGTCGCCGCCGCAGCCCGCGCGTATCAAGACACCGGCCTCGCCGCCGGCACGCAGTATCAGTATCAGGTTCGCGCGGTCGCCGCCGATGGCCAAACCGCCCTCGCGCAGGTTTCCGCCACCACCGATAGCGCCACGCCGCCGCCGGCTGGCTCCTTCGTCGACAACTTCAATCGCCCCAACAGCACCAACCTCGGCGCCAGTTGGAGCGAGCCAGTCGGCAACACGCGCGTCTCCGCCAACAGCCTCATGGTCGAAGGCGCCGGCGCCGGCATGGCCGTCCTCACTGGCGTCAACTACACAGACGCCGCCATCAGCGCCGATGTCACCGTCCCCACCGATGGCCGCATCGGACTCATCGCCCGCTACGGCGGCAGTGGCGACTCCGATTGGTACATGGCCCGCATCTACAACTCCGGCAGCCGGGTCTACGCCACGCTCTACAAAAATGTGAACGGCGCCGTCACCAATCTCGGCGAGCAGATCGTCTCTGGCGACTCCGGCGCCATGCGCTTCGAACTCGAAGGCAATAGCCTCAAGCTCTATTGGAACAACCAACTCGCCGTCAGCGCGCAAGACAACTCGCTCGCCACCGGCATGGCAGGTGTCCGCCTCGGTGTCGGCACGCTCGACAACTTCAGCGTCACCACCAGCGGCAACCAGGTCACGCCACCGCCCGCCGCGCCCAATAACGTCACCGCCACCCCGGCCAGCGCCACGCAAATCAACCTCGCCTGGCAGCAGTCGGGCGCCGTCGATCATTTCGACGTTCTGCGCCACAACGGCGCGCAATATGTCGTCGTCGGCACGGTTGGCGCCGCCGCCCG
This sequence is a window from Pirellulales bacterium. Protein-coding genes within it:
- a CDS encoding fibronectin type III domain-containing protein — translated: MPTKTPSWNQLWRRAAAYLAGSPTRSLRPRLHHAALRFEHLEQRQLHAITPLSFVEVDPRGWEILDAAIQRSIAVADPQDFTVTLKAGQAISAALSATSSPISLSLTDPSGAVVSTLSLASGQAGVLVPYVAPVGGTFTFRLTNTGGAAGAYALDVALNSGVEGIDSSIASPQSLNNTYTAITGGATRYAYLGSANTQSGSDVDSYTIDLSGAVGKTLDLRVAGRGGADFSGQRLQLFSPGGVLLAEGVAEIDPNETTSRSLVISKYFVPVGGLYTIRLTSQTAGNYGLVVSDSTPTAPLSAATVLNMVVANRWTSKTSVESLVGTVSFDRYFTSLTTDELLRTLLNNNLIRGYSDLGLLKAALPSRHVDLTSLRPDGILTALETSWYDSLLGSGGAAIDATDAKDALRALYAASPTALLDVFTTRELLGLFDDSISSAAGAAIDRMHASGTQATSDSNISTMHQLWTHDTAGNLNTPTPQDSFAATSAQPVGNRTMLATSFLAIDGYGNSDGYSWGFVDPVDSQGQPTDYFLVWMDQWEQVIRARVQSFFTQYKNLGGQLDYFAMDIEDMNFSYWGMTTFERRVNPQVTATRTVWQALQADPRWNALKAELKAAGLTDDDLSLANIGNYNTVSEKASIWNGVLEARFSGYINRAVVQPILALFPNAKILNYGSYYRSTTMPSTEYYAFLDSTDTVGTLIGNRQSKELYGYHTSVYTKDGQSQPTPPFETRIKYASATQLTNGQGQPTLNCLATIQLFTPIPGLKPGDSITIENRGNNWIDPLYAGKWTIQSASADGLTVKYVFTIPNINSVPAAYDLSNRGEVINSAYLETWRSYSAFIADLKIVRTEVGASDVPFVPWVSGRDWLQREYGLNHTYYPETIFHTALSGAEDFLFWKDSADPQVANHTVLNNLLKELDPLVGFEGRKTITFTHAEWDDGYMLTGMEANGRRVYRLTPDPLLSITNLSSGGNVVFRIGGKTVTIPHATLYTPPGGSVSNLGYWIVQTAGANQLTMSADQVAAAVQSALRPQISAPDALVGQAIPVTLSMNSAAFPPGTQFSFDIDWTGDGVVDRTIVGPSGTQVNCSFASPGDYNIVVTASVLGSGQALPAANRQVHVGTLPFTDSFTRADSTSLSTNWSEQFGDLKLQSGKLELASGDMALAIVRGPNTADVVTSANIDLPAGGRIGLVTRYGGPGDDNWYMGRIYYSGSTAYAQMHKSVGGVVTNLGERVVSGAAGTLRFEAVGTSLKLYWNDQLVVSATDAALAVGAVGARLGTGTLDNFSVTLPAAAAANPPTAPTSLTAAAASASQINLAWQHSGAVDRFEILRHNGTQYVVVGTVAAAARAYQDTGLAAGTQYQYQVRAVAADGQTALAQVSATTDSATPPPAGSFVDNFNRPNSTNLGASWSEPVGNTRVSANSLMVEGAGAGMAVLTGVNYTDAAISADVTVPTDGRIGLIARYGGSGDSDWYMARIYNSGSRVYATLYKNVNGAVTNLGEQIVSGDSGAMRFELEGNSLKLYWNNQLAVSAQDNSLATGMAGVRLGVGTLDNFSVTTSGNQVTPPPAAPNNVTATPASATQINLAWQQSGAVDHFDVLRHNGAQYVVVGTVGAAARAFQDTGLAAGTQYQYQVRAVAADGQTALAQVSATTNSVTPPPAATFSDTFNRADSTNLGANWSESLGNAKIVNGQLVNEGGGAGMPIVNSAAVANGSLSADLVLSAGGRMGIIARYGGSGDSDWYMARIYNSGSTVYATLYKNVNGAVTNFGEQVVSGGSGTLRFDLDGDNLKLYWNDQLAVSARDASLATGKVGLRLGPGAVDSFSVNIADQQVAQPPAAPTSVTATAAGNSQINLAWQHSGTVDHFDILRHNGTQYVVVGTVGAAARVYQDTGLAAGTQYQYQVRAVAANGQSAETQVTGATTGAPPAALNFSDSFTRADGTNLGANWTEPLGNAKLVAGQMVIEGASAAMPILASVNVADVSLSADLVVPADGRQGLIARYGGSGDSNWYMARIYNSGSRVYATLYKNVNGAVINLGEQVVTGATGTLRFDLSGDNLKLYWNNQLIINRQDNSLATGKVGLRLGAGAVESFSATSL